In Rhinatrema bivittatum chromosome 17, aRhiBiv1.1, whole genome shotgun sequence, one genomic interval encodes:
- the TSSC4 gene encoding protein TSSC4 gives MADKGDESPEDIVAGSAAECGKPLPSDTASLSDSDPEDAGLPDDAEVNTISPGEEEEEDEEMDHPSMGDAERSSLLGNRQKSAVQPFHLKGMSSTFSLRSQNIFDCLEGVAKRTVPSLSEDNAVDGRFKRPFPPTPTFLNRSVGGGVAQECKPPLSKSPKAVPDYVAHPERWTKYSLEEVPESSDKTNRAVALKFLEDVKNRKEAGGSAVQEIYTPSFNQDPSSCGAGRIIFAKPTKVGVKREWSKDDDEKKSKSDKEGKSPKRTNVWREEEEEVGSGHLESHGGSELKNGRAGKKETKAVDTTIQLLHEEQEPTMDTVEFHSSKKKSRKHIRAKVDPEEEGDSS, from the coding sequence ATGGCTGACAAGGGGGATGAGTCCCCCGAGGACATAGTAGCAGGCAGTGCTGCAGAATGTGGGAAGCCCCTCCCATCAGACACTGCTTCGCTGAGTGACTCTGACCCTGAAGACGCGGGCCTCCCTGACGATGCTGAAGTGAACACAATCTCCCCaggtgaagaagaagaagaagatgaggaAATGGACCACCCTTCCATGGGTGATGCCGAACGCTCCAGTCTTCTCGGCAATAGGCAGAAGTCTGCCGTGCAGCCCTTCCACCTAAAGGGTATGAGCTCAACCTTCTCCTTACGAAGTCAAAATATATTTGACTGCCTTGAAGGGGTGGCAAAACGGACTGTGCCTTCTCTGAGTGAAGATAATGCAGTGGATGGGCGATTCAAGCGCCCTTTTCCTCCTAcacccacctttttgaatagaAGTGTGGGAGGAGGCGTTGCACAGGAATGCAAACCTCCATTGTCGAAGAGTCCTAAAGCAGTACCTGATTACGTGGCACACCCTGAACGCTGGACCAAATACAGTCTAGAGGAAGTCCCAGAATCCAGTGATAAAACCAATAGGGCAGTGGCCCTGAAGTTCCTGGAAGACGTGAAGAACAGGAAAGAAGCAGGAGGCTCAGCCGTTCAAGAGATCTACACTCCGTCTTTCAATCAAGACCCCTCAAGCTGTGGGGCTGGAAGAATCATTTTTGCAAAACCCACCAAGGTGGGAGTGAAAAGGGAATGGAGTAAGGATGACGATGAGAAGAAGTCCAAATCCGATAAGGAAGGGAAATCTCCAAAAAGGACCAATGTATGgcgagaggaagaggaggaggttggATCGGGCCATTTGGAGTCCCATGGTGGAAGTGAGCTGAAGAATGGAAGGGCTGGGAAAAAAGAAACCAAGGCAGTGGACACCACGATACAGCTCCTTCATGAAGAGCAGGAGCCAACGATGGACACGGTGGAATTCCACAGCAGCAAGAAGAAGAGCAGGAAGCACATCCGAGCTAAAGTAGACCCAGAAGAAGAGGGAGACTCGTCCTGA